From a region of the Primulina eburnea isolate SZY01 chromosome 7, ASM2296580v1, whole genome shotgun sequence genome:
- the LOC140837459 gene encoding agamous-like MADS-box protein AGL62 — protein MAKKPSMGRQKIKIAKIEVKNHLQVTFSKRRSGLFKKASELCTLCGVEIAIIVFSPAGKVFSFGHPNVELIVERFLNINPNLTSNPPPFHLVEAQRNVTVRELNLQLGQILNELEMERKRGEALDKMRKSNQCNYWWEGPIDKLGLHELEQLHDAIEELKKNIGSQVAKVMSEVANSSLLLGPGGGGDDAGAGVFDQYEIKPGQVFVGSNGFVGNNNFGYCHGFF, from the coding sequence ATGGCAAAGAAGCCAAGCATGGGCAGACAGAAGATCAAGATTGCGAAAATAGAGGTGAAGAATCACTTACAGGTGACGTTTTCGAAACGTCGATCTGGGCTGTTCAAGAAAGCTAGTGAGCTCTGCACACTCTGCGGAGTCGAGATTGCTATAATAGTATTCTCCCCAGCTGGAAAAGTCTTCTCTTTCGGGCATCCGAATGTCGAACTTATAGTGGAGAGGTTCTTGAACATAAACCCTAACTTGACTTCGAATCCTCCTCCGTTTCATCTCGTGGAGGCTCAAAGGAATGTAACGGTACGTGAACTGAACTTGCAGTTGGGACAAATTCTTAATGAAttggaaatggagagaaaaagggGTGAGGCATTggacaaaatgaggaaatccaaTCAATGTAACTATTGGTGGGAGGGTCCTATTGACAAATTAGGGTTGCATGAATTGGAGCAGTTACATGATGCCATTGAAGAGTTGAAGAAAAACATTGGTAGTCAAGTTGCTAAGGTTATGTCTGAAGTGGCAAATTCTTCTCTGCTGTTAGGGCCAGGTGGAGGCGGAGACGACGCTGGCGCCGGAGTTTTCGATCAGTACGAGATTAAACCCGGCCAAGTTTTTGTGGGTTCTAATGGTTTTGTTGGTAACAACAATTTTGGGTATTGCCATGGATTTTTTTGA